One window of the Candidatus Wolbachia massiliensis genome contains the following:
- a CDS encoding NAD-glutamate dehydrogenase, with the protein MCIDHNVDTESLFKLISRENQKEKEKIKEFIKYFYNFVYNSDLKINDGFLLYIAEDAYNFILKKEREESELRVSNVNDIPGIEGDFTVIKVTNDDMPFLVDSVIATIKSHNLTICYYSNSIINIKRKDGLVDKIYSLEESNGTKESVIYVVIKGISESFVDTLKESLRKTLKAVNCVVKDWRLMLQKLDEAKNELCSVIQAAEAGPTSHTADQVIDFLNWLQNNNFVFLGYQECIPDEDGKLVPSGEENLGLMRANEEYQNVLIPCVDLDHLYILRSDLVSIVHRRTYMNCIGINELDDRGELIKERRFFGLFTSVAEVQDIRTIPLIKDKVKVIEKRAGFVPGGHNNKALVSILQTFSCDELFQSNEDELLKICTSVMSLAIRPRVKLLLRIVGDFISCIVLIPMRYASARLMFKVRDILKDEIDAESSDIYNHHIINEYDLMKLHVVLKVKDTGVLDGLSSEVLRIESKLRNITEKWEDRFIDNLYNTFSTVEDIFIRYCKAFPISYQESFEPHDAYYDMKKLEIVRKKGVSEVDLKLTRDNLNYQLKVYTPSNGGLELSKILRVTKNLGAKILSHNGYYIEINGGIWIHHFVLSRVDELIDNIILKEQFEITLAKVFGKEIKNDYFNSLIIIAGLEWREVLLVRALSAYLKQTSFNYNPEYIQKVVSEYPKIVKYLIQLFHVRFDPNIDIDRAETTNIFREKIEELLKEISNISHDYVLRSIFNLIMAILRTSYYQDDKPYLSTKFDSSKINCLPDPHPYRELYVYSNLFEGIHLRGGKLARGGLRWSDRTEDYRTEVLGLMKAQMTKNAVIVPVGAKGGFVIKKVYRDQNILREKGVECYKDFIRGMLDITDNVVDGKIVSPENVIRYDEDDPYLVVAADKGTASFSDYANQIASEYNFWLGDAFASGGSAGYDHKKMGITARGAWIAAQRHFWKINKDIYQDVTVVGIGDMAGDLFGNGMLLSRSVRLIGAFNHMHIFVDPNPDAEKSFTERKRLFELPFSTWMDYNKDLISQGGGIFERSNKQVNISQEMKKCFDITEDTLSPSHLIRYLLKARVDFIWNGGIGTFVKAKSESHGMVGDKANDELRVDGKDIRASMFVEGGNLGCTQLGRIEYAERGGHINADFVDNSAGVICSDLEVNIKIAFVSAMKAGGISLEKRNEILASMVDEVASKVLEDHNRIETKALLLECLQAKERLEQHCRLLLSLEKSGLLNRSIEFLPADEEIARMLTGAEGFNSPQLSVLMSYARTAIKNEIIHSDLPEKDFLCRDYLLNYFPQEMVTEFKDFILKHQLRREIISTCIANDVVNRMGCIFINNLVENTGIKVHEAVNIYIVVSYLYDLNNLWQEIDELDGKISVDSYLQIVRNVQKFIGRVSFWLVKNLGKLSLVELDDIIKFRDAIETLGQNLTGVLDEHLLKVYHHGSTSLVELNINTELAKKVADLCVLAYALDIISIAEQTSLPILDAGKIYFELKSLLKFDLIRTIAIKMKSHSSYWDRSLINDLLDDLSNYHHKLAVKVIKATGTQKDKVQAWACNDKDCIERYNSFLDDMIAYQLDLSKLIFIIRRIKVLA; encoded by the coding sequence ATGTGTATAGATCATAATGTAGACACTGAGTCTTTGTTTAAGCTAATTAGTCGAGAAAATCAGAAAGAAAAAGAAAAAATTAAAGAGTTTATAAAATACTTTTATAACTTCGTTTATAATAGTGATTTAAAGATCAACGATGGATTCCTTCTGTACATCGCAGAGGATGCGTACAACTTCATTCTCAAAAAAGAAAGAGAAGAAAGTGAATTAAGGGTAAGTAATGTAAATGATATACCAGGAATAGAAGGTGATTTTACTGTAATTAAGGTAACAAATGACGACATGCCTTTTCTGGTTGACTCTGTTATTGCCACTATTAAGTCGCATAATTTAACTATATGCTATTACAGCAACAGTATAATCAATATTAAAAGAAAAGATGGCCTAGTAGACAAGATTTACTCTTTGGAAGAGAGTAATGGGACCAAGGAATCAGTTATATATGTGGTTATTAAAGGTATAAGTGAAAGTTTTGTTGATACATTAAAAGAATCTCTACGAAAAACGTTGAAAGCAGTTAATTGCGTTGTGAAAGACTGGCGCCTGATGCTGCAGAAACTGGATGAAGCAAAAAATGAACTTTGTTCTGTCATTCAAGCCGCAGAAGCTGGTCCAACGTCACACACTGCTGATCAAGTTATAGATTTTCTAAATTGGTTGCAAAATAATAATTTTGTATTCTTAGGTTATCAAGAATGCATTCCTGATGAAGATGGAAAGCTCGTTCCAAGTGGTGAGGAAAATCTTGGTTTGATGAGAGCAAATGAAGAGTATCAAAATGTATTGATTCCTTGTGTGGACCTTGATCATTTATACATATTAAGATCAGATCTGGTCTCAATAGTTCACCGTCGTACATATATGAATTGTATAGGAATAAATGAGCTTGATGATCGAGGAGAATTAATAAAAGAAAGACGTTTTTTTGGGTTATTTACTTCTGTAGCAGAAGTCCAAGATATTCGCACTATTCCGTTAATAAAGGATAAGGTTAAAGTAATAGAGAAAAGAGCAGGATTTGTACCTGGTGGTCATAACAATAAAGCTTTAGTTTCTATTTTACAAACATTTTCTTGCGATGAATTATTCCAATCAAATGAAGACGAGTTATTAAAAATTTGTACTTCGGTCATGTCTCTTGCGATTAGGCCAAGAGTCAAATTACTTTTGAGAATAGTAGGAGACTTTATTAGTTGCATAGTGTTGATACCAATGCGTTACGCTAGCGCAAGGCTAATGTTCAAGGTACGTGATATATTGAAGGATGAGATAGATGCAGAAAGTTCAGATATTTATAACCACCACATTATTAATGAATATGATTTGATGAAATTGCACGTGGTGTTAAAGGTTAAGGACACTGGCGTTCTTGATGGTTTAAGCAGTGAAGTTTTACGTATCGAAAGCAAATTGAGAAACATTACAGAAAAGTGGGAAGACCGTTTTATAGATAATTTGTATAATACTTTTAGCACTGTTGAAGATATATTCATCCGTTATTGCAAGGCATTTCCAATCAGCTATCAAGAGAGTTTCGAGCCTCACGATGCATATTACGATATGAAAAAGCTGGAGATAGTGAGGAAAAAGGGAGTGAGCGAGGTCGATTTAAAACTCACTCGTGATAATCTTAATTATCAATTAAAAGTTTATACTCCAAGCAATGGAGGTCTTGAATTATCGAAAATACTAAGAGTTACTAAGAATTTGGGAGCTAAGATCCTATCTCATAATGGTTATTACATAGAAATCAACGGTGGAATATGGATACATCATTTTGTGTTATCAAGAGTCGATGAATTAATAGACAACATTATTCTAAAAGAGCAATTTGAAATAACGCTTGCGAAAGTGTTTGGAAAGGAAATTAAAAATGACTATTTCAACAGTTTAATCATTATTGCTGGGCTAGAGTGGAGAGAAGTGCTTCTGGTTAGAGCGTTAAGTGCTTACCTAAAGCAGACATCATTTAACTACAATCCAGAATATATTCAGAAAGTGGTCTCAGAATATCCGAAAATAGTAAAGTATTTGATACAACTATTTCATGTAAGATTTGATCCTAACATAGATATTGATAGAGCAGAAACTACCAACATTTTCAGAGAAAAAATCGAGGAACTTCTGAAAGAAATCAGCAATATTTCACATGATTACGTTTTACGCTCAATATTTAACTTGATAATGGCAATTTTGAGAACTAGCTATTATCAAGATGATAAACCCTACTTATCTACCAAATTTGACTCAAGTAAGATAAATTGTTTGCCTGACCCACACCCATATCGTGAATTGTATGTTTATTCAAACCTTTTTGAGGGAATACATTTAAGAGGAGGGAAACTAGCGCGTGGTGGTTTAAGATGGTCGGATAGGACAGAAGATTATCGCACTGAAGTTTTGGGGCTTATGAAAGCTCAAATGACAAAAAATGCAGTTATCGTACCTGTTGGTGCAAAAGGTGGATTTGTAATAAAGAAAGTTTATAGAGATCAAAATATCTTAAGAGAGAAGGGTGTTGAGTGCTATAAGGACTTTATCAGAGGAATGCTTGATATTACTGACAATGTAGTTGATGGTAAAATAGTTTCACCAGAAAATGTAATTAGATATGATGAAGATGATCCATATTTGGTAGTTGCAGCAGATAAAGGTACTGCTTCATTTTCAGATTATGCTAACCAAATAGCCTCTGAGTATAATTTTTGGCTTGGCGATGCATTTGCATCTGGTGGATCAGCAGGTTATGACCACAAAAAGATGGGTATTACAGCTAGAGGAGCGTGGATTGCAGCACAAAGGCATTTTTGGAAAATTAATAAGGATATTTACCAAGATGTAACTGTTGTTGGAATTGGAGACATGGCCGGTGACCTGTTTGGGAACGGTATGCTACTTTCGAGGAGTGTGCGTTTAATTGGCGCATTTAATCATATGCACATTTTTGTTGATCCAAACCCTGATGCAGAAAAGAGTTTCACAGAGCGTAAACGTCTCTTTGAGTTACCATTTTCAACTTGGATGGATTATAACAAAGATTTGATTTCTCAGGGTGGAGGAATATTTGAGCGTAGCAACAAGCAAGTAAACATTTCCCAAGAAATGAAAAAATGCTTCGATATAACAGAAGATACGTTATCTCCAAGTCACTTAATCCGATATTTGTTGAAAGCAAGAGTGGATTTTATATGGAATGGGGGAATTGGTACGTTTGTTAAGGCAAAGAGCGAAAGCCATGGTATGGTTGGTGATAAAGCAAACGATGAACTAAGAGTAGATGGTAAAGACATTAGAGCTTCTATGTTTGTAGAAGGCGGAAATCTTGGTTGTACACAACTTGGGAGAATAGAATATGCTGAAAGAGGTGGACATATTAATGCAGATTTTGTTGATAATTCGGCAGGAGTAATATGTTCTGACCTTGAAGTTAACATCAAAATTGCATTTGTTTCAGCTATGAAAGCAGGGGGTATTTCTTTAGAAAAAAGGAATGAAATACTGGCCAGCATGGTAGATGAAGTTGCATCCAAGGTGCTTGAGGACCACAACAGAATTGAAACAAAAGCGTTACTTCTTGAATGCCTACAAGCGAAGGAAAGGTTGGAGCAGCACTGCAGGTTGTTACTCAGTTTGGAAAAATCTGGGTTGTTAAACCGAAGTATAGAATTTCTTCCAGCTGACGAAGAAATAGCAAGGATGTTAACTGGGGCAGAAGGCTTTAACTCTCCTCAGCTCTCTGTCCTGATGTCTTATGCTAGAACTGCAATAAAAAATGAAATTATACACTCTGACTTGCCTGAAAAAGATTTCTTGTGTCGTGATTACTTGCTAAATTACTTTCCACAAGAGATGGTAACAGAGTTCAAGGATTTCATATTGAAACATCAGCTTCGTAGAGAGATTATCTCTACTTGCATTGCAAATGATGTAGTAAATAGGATGGGGTGTATATTTATTAATAATTTGGTTGAGAATACTGGAATTAAGGTACACGAAGCAGTTAACATATACATCGTTGTTAGCTACTTGTACGATTTGAATAACTTATGGCAGGAAATTGATGAATTAGATGGAAAAATTAGTGTTGACTCATACTTGCAAATAGTAAGAAATGTGCAGAAATTTATTGGTAGAGTATCGTTTTGGTTAGTAAAAAATCTTGGCAAACTTAGTCTCGTAGAATTAGATGATATTATAAAGTTTAGGGATGCAATTGAAACTTTAGGCCAAAACTTAACTGGTGTTTTAGATGAACATCTATTAAAGGTTTATCACCATGGGTCTACTTCTTTAGTAGAGCTTAATATAAATACAGAGCTAGCAAAAAAAGTTGCTGATCTGTGCGTTCTTGCTTATGCACTTGACATTATATCTATTGCTGAACAAACATCTTTACCTATTCTTGATGCTGGCAAAATATACTTTGAGTTAAAGTCACTGCTAAAATTTGATCTGATTAGAACAATTGCCATCAAGATGAAGAGCCATTCTTCTTATTGGGATCGTAGTTTAATTAATGATTTGCTGGATGACTTGAGTAATTATCACCATAAGCTAGCTGTCAAAGTTATAAAGGCTACTGGCACCCAAAAAGATAAGGTTCAAGCCTGGGCTTGTAACGACAAGGACTGCATAGAACGTTATAATAGCTTTTTAGATGACATGATTGCTTATCAACTTGATTTAAGCAAATTAATATTTATAATTAGAAGAATTAAAGTACTTGCCTAA